One Micromonospora eburnea genomic region harbors:
- a CDS encoding MerR family transcriptional regulator, which translates to MHEPQDPGPSTEQQAGVVGPEPGGDGEVGYRGVTACHAVGISYRQLDYWARTGLVVPSVRDASGSGTSRLYSFRDLVVLKVVKRLLDAGVSLQNIRKAIEALRSRGVEDLAGITLISDGTTVFECRSPEEVVDLLQGGQGVFGIAIGGAFKEIQGSLSHLPAEPAGGPPPAVDPPESVGDELAARRARRRAG; encoded by the coding sequence ATGCACGAGCCGCAGGATCCTGGTCCGAGTACGGAGCAGCAGGCGGGTGTGGTGGGGCCTGAGCCGGGCGGTGACGGCGAGGTCGGCTACCGGGGTGTGACGGCGTGCCACGCGGTGGGCATCAGCTACCGGCAGTTGGACTACTGGGCGCGGACGGGTCTTGTCGTGCCGAGCGTGCGGGACGCGTCTGGGTCGGGGACCTCCCGGCTGTATTCGTTCCGTGACCTGGTGGTGTTGAAGGTCGTGAAGCGGCTGTTGGACGCCGGGGTGTCGTTGCAGAACATCCGGAAGGCGATCGAGGCGCTGCGGTCGCGTGGGGTGGAGGACCTGGCGGGCATCACGTTGATCTCCGACGGCACGACGGTGTTCGAGTGCCGGTCGCCGGAGGAGGTGGTCGACCTGTTGCAGGGCGGCCAGGGGGTGTTCGGCATCGCGATCGGCGGCGCGTTCAAGGAGATTCAGGGTTCGTTGTCCCACCTGCCGGCGGAGCCGGCAGGTGGCCCGCCGCCGGCGGTGGATCCGCCGGAGTCGGTGGGGGACGAGTTGGCGGCGCGTCGGGCGCGCCG
- a CDS encoding bifunctional nuclease family protein, translated as MRELSVVGVRVELPSNQPIVLLREVEGDRYLPIWIGAVEATAIAYEQQGVKPARPLTHDLLRDVLAALQAPLRAVEIVELKENVFYADLLIGDGVRVSARPSDSIALALRVGAPIRCAEQVLSEAGIVIPDEQEDEVEKFREFLDQVRPEDFAG; from the coding sequence GTGCGCGAGCTGAGCGTGGTCGGAGTTCGGGTGGAGCTGCCCAGCAACCAGCCGATCGTCCTGCTGCGGGAGGTCGAGGGGGATCGCTATCTGCCGATCTGGATCGGCGCGGTCGAGGCGACGGCGATTGCCTACGAGCAGCAGGGGGTCAAGCCGGCGCGGCCGTTGACACACGATCTGCTGCGGGATGTGCTGGCGGCGTTGCAGGCGCCGTTGCGGGCGGTGGAGATCGTCGAGTTGAAGGAGAACGTCTTCTACGCCGATCTGTTGATCGGTGACGGCGTGCGGGTGTCGGCGCGGCCGAGCGATTCCATCGCGTTGGCGTTGCGGGTCGGGGCGCCGATTCGTTGTGCCGAGCAGGTCCTCAGCGAGGCGGGGATCGTGATCCCGGACGAGCAGGAGGACGAGGTGGAGAAGTTCCGGGAGTTCTTGGACCAGGTGCGGCCGGAGGACTTCGCGGGCTGA
- a CDS encoding MerR family transcriptional regulator, whose protein sequence is MSIGEVLAQLRVEFPDVTISKLRFLEAEGLVEPQRTPAGYRKYSWDDVARLRFVLTAQRDQYLPLRVIRDQLAEWDASGAAPGRQRPTLVAVGPGGEVPGREVAEPVESAEVRLGRADLLARSGLAESTLGELERLGVLVSDPPGWYDADALIIASAVAGLAAYGLEPRHLRGYRTAADREVGLFAQLVAPLARQSDPAARARAAETARELVALSQQLHAALVRVGLRSTLGR, encoded by the coding sequence ATGAGCATCGGTGAGGTGTTGGCGCAGTTGCGGGTGGAGTTCCCGGACGTCACCATCTCGAAGTTGCGGTTTCTGGAGGCCGAGGGCCTGGTGGAGCCGCAGCGGACGCCGGCGGGGTATCGGAAGTACAGCTGGGACGATGTGGCGCGGTTGCGGTTCGTGTTGACCGCGCAGCGGGACCAGTATCTGCCGTTGCGGGTGATCCGTGACCAGTTGGCGGAGTGGGATGCGTCGGGTGCGGCGCCGGGTCGGCAGCGGCCGACGTTGGTGGCGGTCGGTCCCGGTGGTGAGGTGCCGGGCCGTGAGGTGGCGGAGCCCGTCGAGTCGGCCGAGGTTCGGCTGGGGCGGGCGGATCTGCTGGCTCGTAGTGGGCTCGCCGAGTCGACGTTGGGCGAGTTGGAGCGGCTCGGTGTGTTGGTGTCGGATCCGCCGGGCTGGTACGACGCGGATGCGTTGATTATCGCGTCGGCGGTGGCGGGGTTGGCGGCGTACGGGTTGGAGCCGCGGCATCTGCGGGGGTATCGGACGGCGGCGGATCGGGAGGTCGGTCTGTTCGCGCAGTTGGTGGCTCCGTTGGCGCGGCAGAGTGATCCGGCGGCGCGGGCTCGGGCGGCGGAGACGGCGCGGGAGCTGGTGGCGTTGTCGCAGCAGTTGCACGCGGCGTTGGTGCGAGTGGGGTTGCGGTCGACGTTGGGCCGGTGA
- the odhI gene encoding oxoglutarate dehydrogenase inhibitor Odhl, protein MTRPDDEFPPLDVTSTLNLGSLDEVLEGPDTDVVPSRMSGSLPPGMALLVVRRGPNAGARFLLDHDVTTSGRHPDSDIFLDDVTVSRRHAEFHRDGGTFTVRDVGSLNGTYVNRERVEAATLSNGDEVQIGKFRVVFIAGPRPEEAGRG, encoded by the coding sequence ATGACGCGGCCAGACGACGAGTTCCCCCCACTCGACGTCACTTCGACGCTCAATCTCGGTTCGCTCGACGAAGTGCTGGAGGGGCCGGACACCGATGTGGTGCCGAGCCGGATGTCCGGTTCGTTGCCGCCGGGGATGGCGCTGCTGGTGGTTCGTCGGGGTCCGAACGCGGGTGCCCGGTTCCTGTTGGACCACGATGTGACGACCAGCGGCCGGCATCCGGACAGTGACATTTTCCTCGATGACGTGACGGTTTCTCGGCGGCACGCCGAGTTCCATCGTGACGGTGGCACGTTCACGGTGCGGGACGTGGGTAGTTTGAACGGCACGTACGTGAACCGGGAGCGGGTCGAGGCGGCCACGTTGAGCAATGGCGACGAGGTGCAGATCGGCAAGTTCCGGGTGGTGTTCATCGCCGGTCCGCGTCCGGAGGAGGCCGGCCGGGGGTGA
- the gcvH gene encoding glycine cleavage system protein GcvH, which produces MIPEDLRYTAEHEWVVGGDGGAVRVGITHFAQDALGDIVFVQLPDVGAVVAAGESFGEIESTKSVSEIYAPVSGTVAARNEALADTPEAINTDPYGAGWLVEITPDDPAAVEGLLTAGAYRELTES; this is translated from the coding sequence GTGATTCCTGAGGATCTGCGGTACACCGCCGAGCACGAGTGGGTGGTCGGCGGGGACGGCGGTGCCGTCCGGGTCGGTATCACGCACTTCGCGCAGGACGCGCTGGGTGACATCGTGTTCGTTCAGTTGCCGGACGTGGGCGCGGTGGTGGCCGCGGGCGAGTCGTTTGGTGAGATCGAGTCGACCAAGAGCGTGTCGGAGATCTACGCCCCGGTGAGTGGCACGGTGGCGGCGCGCAACGAGGCGTTGGCCGACACCCCTGAGGCGATCAACACGGATCCGTATGGTGCGGGTTGGCTGGTGGAGATCACTCCGGATGATCCGGCGGCGGTCGAGGGTTTGTTGACCGCTGGTGCGTACCGCGAGCTCACTGAGAGCTGA
- a CDS encoding DUF881 domain-containing protein, with translation MSEEHRETGTGWPEPAEPARPSGPAGEPDPRPDAPDPDELSPLTPAEREADVPPAEDEPSASAAPPSRRLTSAGAMIAVLVALLGFTLVVQLKTTSTDSGLAATREEDLVRISSDLDSRERRLRQDIAALEDSQRQLRSGEQGRQAALDEATRRADELGILAGTLPAVGPGLSVRFEGGDKAISWARMLDAVQELRGAGAEAMQIVGSDGTAVRVIASTYFVDAQGGGLMVDGRRLTGPYTILVIGDSATMRTALNIPGGVVAAVADDGGNVIVEDREAVEVSQLHAPIKLEHARPVS, from the coding sequence ATGAGCGAGGAGCACAGGGAGACGGGGACCGGTTGGCCGGAGCCGGCGGAGCCGGCGCGGCCCTCGGGTCCGGCGGGTGAGCCGGATCCGCGGCCGGACGCGCCCGATCCGGACGAGTTGAGCCCGTTGACGCCGGCCGAGCGGGAGGCGGACGTGCCGCCGGCGGAGGATGAGCCGAGCGCGTCGGCGGCCCCGCCGTCGCGGCGGTTGACGTCGGCGGGCGCGATGATCGCCGTGCTGGTGGCGTTGCTGGGGTTCACGCTGGTGGTGCAGCTGAAGACGACGTCGACGGATTCGGGTCTGGCGGCGACGCGCGAGGAGGACCTGGTCCGGATCTCGTCGGATCTGGATTCGCGGGAGCGCCGGCTGCGGCAGGACATCGCGGCGTTGGAGGACAGCCAGCGGCAGTTGCGCTCGGGTGAGCAGGGCCGGCAGGCGGCGTTGGACGAGGCGACGCGGCGGGCGGACGAGCTGGGCATCCTGGCGGGTACGTTGCCGGCGGTGGGGCCGGGTTTGTCGGTGCGGTTCGAGGGTGGCGACAAGGCGATCTCGTGGGCGCGGATGCTGGACGCGGTGCAGGAGTTGCGGGGCGCGGGCGCGGAGGCGATGCAGATCGTCGGGTCGGACGGCACGGCGGTGCGGGTCATCGCGTCGACGTATTTCGTGGACGCGCAGGGCGGTGGCCTGATGGTGGACGGGCGGCGGTTGACTGGCCCGTACACGATTCTGGTGATCGGTGATTCGGCGACGATGCGTACGGCGTTGAACATCCCTGGCGGGGTGGTCGCAGCGGTGGCGGATGACGGCGGTAACGTGATCGTTGAGGATCGTGAGGCTGTGGAGGTGTCGCAGTTGCACGCGCCGATCAAGCTGGAACACGCCCGGCCGGTTTCCTGA
- a CDS encoding small basic family protein, with product MIAVLALLVGVVLGVYLDPTVPAALQPYLPIAVVAALDAVFGGVRAKLDRIFDDKQFVVSFISNVLVAALIVYLGDQLGVGGQLSTGVVVVLGVRIFGNVAAIRRHLFRA from the coding sequence ATGATCGCGGTGCTGGCGTTGCTCGTCGGTGTGGTGCTCGGGGTGTATCTGGACCCCACGGTGCCCGCGGCGTTGCAGCCGTACCTGCCGATCGCGGTGGTGGCGGCGCTCGACGCGGTGTTCGGCGGGGTTCGGGCGAAGCTGGACCGGATCTTCGACGACAAGCAGTTCGTGGTGTCGTTCATTTCGAACGTGCTGGTGGCGGCGCTGATCGTGTATCTGGGTGACCAGCTGGGGGTGGGCGGTCAGCTTTCCACCGGTGTGGTGGTCGTGCTTGGCGTGCGCATCTTCGGAAACGTGGCGGCGATCCGCCGGCACCTGTTCCGGGCGTAG
- a CDS encoding DUF881 domain-containing protein has translation MTTASGGKSRDPSARSYAPDFLTELFRNPLDPGYAAAAERRRQVPPSRWRRLLSRPVSLVVLAVIGFLFTVAYRETMAEEPSRAKARAGLIAEIKQREAETDRLTAQADRLREEVGRQRDAALGGSQAYRLRNLEAGTGLGRVRGDGVVVRLADAPRDKNAVTGADVGPSQVLYSDLQKVANDLWAAGAEAIAINGQRLTATSTIRQAGEAILVDYRPVTSPYEVSAIGPGSMRDRFDNSRAADLMRNVARGTGLSFGVKKAKGLILPAAPQPRLRYAEPSVSSSPAPSGSGVAGSSSPGPSRSGTSPSPSGGVR, from the coding sequence GTGACCACGGCGTCCGGGGGCAAGAGCCGGGACCCGTCGGCGCGCTCGTACGCGCCGGATTTCCTCACCGAGTTGTTCCGCAACCCCCTCGATCCGGGCTACGCCGCCGCGGCGGAGCGCCGCCGGCAGGTGCCGCCGTCGCGGTGGCGGCGTCTGCTGTCGCGTCCGGTCAGCCTGGTGGTGCTCGCGGTGATCGGGTTCCTGTTCACGGTGGCGTACCGGGAGACGATGGCGGAGGAGCCGAGCCGGGCTAAGGCGCGGGCCGGGTTGATCGCCGAGATCAAGCAACGGGAGGCGGAGACGGACCGGTTGACCGCCCAGGCGGACCGGTTGCGCGAGGAGGTCGGGCGGCAGCGGGACGCGGCGTTGGGCGGTTCGCAGGCGTACCGGCTGCGGAACCTGGAGGCCGGCACCGGCCTGGGCCGGGTGCGTGGCGACGGTGTGGTGGTGCGGTTGGCCGACGCGCCGCGTGACAAGAACGCGGTGACCGGCGCGGATGTCGGTCCGTCCCAGGTGTTGTACTCGGACCTGCAGAAGGTGGCGAACGACCTGTGGGCGGCGGGCGCGGAGGCGATCGCGATCAACGGGCAGCGGTTGACGGCCACGTCGACGATCCGTCAGGCGGGTGAGGCGATCCTGGTGGACTACCGCCCGGTGACGAGCCCGTACGAGGTGTCGGCGATCGGGCCGGGGTCGATGCGGGACCGGTTCGACAACAGTCGGGCGGCGGATCTGATGCGTAACGTCGCGAGGGGTACCGGGTTGTCGTTCGGGGTGAAGAAGGCGAAGGGTCTCATCCTGCCGGCCGCCCCGCAGCCGCGGCTACGCTACGCCGAGCCCTCGGTGAGTTCGAGTCCGGCGCCGTCGGGTTCGGGTGTCGCCGGTTCTTCCAGTCCCGGGCCGTCCCGCTCGGGGACGTCTCCCAGCCCCTCCGGAGGTGTTCGATGA
- a CDS encoding CDP-alcohol phosphatidyltransferase family protein has translation MSRRPAPSEHPAPGSTAVVGDRVLTVPNLISFVRLVGVPLFLYLFLVARADVAAIVVLAIGGTSDWVDGWLARRLHQVSRLGELLDPLADRLYILATLLAFTAREVVPWQFTAALLARELLLLGSLGVLRRYGYGPPPVHYVGKTATFLLLAAFPILLLAAASPPIATATAAIGWGLAWWGLVLYWVAGAMYVLQASRLVRAMRAGRAGAAA, from the coding sequence GTGTCGCGTCGGCCGGCTCCATCGGAGCACCCGGCTCCCGGTTCGACGGCGGTCGTGGGGGACCGCGTCCTCACCGTGCCGAACCTGATCAGTTTCGTCCGGCTCGTCGGCGTACCGCTCTTCCTCTACCTCTTCCTGGTCGCTCGCGCGGACGTGGCGGCGATCGTCGTGCTGGCCATCGGCGGCACCAGCGACTGGGTGGACGGTTGGCTGGCCCGCCGGCTGCACCAGGTCAGCCGCCTCGGCGAGCTGCTCGATCCGCTCGCCGACCGGCTCTACATCCTGGCCACGTTGCTGGCGTTCACCGCACGCGAGGTGGTGCCGTGGCAGTTCACCGCGGCGCTGCTGGCCCGCGAGCTGCTCCTGCTCGGCTCGCTCGGGGTGTTGCGCCGCTACGGATACGGGCCGCCGCCGGTGCACTACGTCGGCAAGACGGCCACCTTCCTGCTGCTGGCCGCGTTCCCGATCCTGCTGCTGGCCGCCGCGTCGCCGCCGATCGCCACGGCGACCGCGGCGATCGGCTGGGGGCTGGCCTGGTGGGGTCTGGTGCTCTACTGGGTGGCCGGCGCGATGTACGTGCTGCAGGCCAGCCGGCTGGTTCGGGCGATGCGGGCGGGCCGCGCGGGAGCGGCGGCGTGA
- a CDS encoding SAM-dependent methyltransferase, protein MAEPDQPSTARMIDFWLGGEHHFPVDVAAARAFEGAYGPCAAIFRALRDFLGRAVRSIAEAGVDGFLVFGAGVPSRGNVHEVVPDATVLYTDVDPVTIRLGQRLLAGSDRAGYGYGDATDIGTIDPAQLHRFVPGWGRRPVGVVFLGLAAFLDDATLARTLDELYEAVAPGSFLAIDFDSEELAAYPAALAMMGPAFRMRPPAAFPSLLGRWRPSVDGVVPVAEWRAPGEPAPVPDAFYGVVATKPA, encoded by the coding sequence ATGGCCGAACCCGACCAGCCGAGCACCGCCCGCATGATCGACTTTTGGCTCGGCGGCGAGCACCACTTTCCCGTGGACGTGGCCGCGGCCCGTGCGTTCGAGGGGGCGTACGGGCCCTGCGCGGCGATCTTCCGCGCGTTGCGGGACTTCCTCGGCCGGGCGGTCCGGTCGATCGCCGAGGCCGGCGTGGACGGCTTTCTGGTCTTCGGTGCGGGCGTGCCGAGCCGGGGCAACGTGCACGAGGTGGTCCCGGACGCCACCGTGCTCTACACCGACGTCGACCCGGTGACCATCCGGCTCGGCCAGCGCCTGCTCGCGGGCAGCGACCGCGCCGGCTACGGCTACGGCGACGCCACCGACATCGGCACGATCGACCCGGCGCAGCTGCACCGGTTCGTGCCGGGGTGGGGGAGGAGACCCGTCGGGGTCGTCTTCCTCGGGCTGGCCGCCTTTCTGGACGACGCCACCCTCGCCCGTACGCTCGACGAGCTGTACGAGGCGGTGGCGCCGGGCAGCTTCCTGGCCATCGACTTCGACAGCGAGGAGCTGGCCGCGTACCCGGCGGCGCTGGCGATGATGGGGCCCGCGTTCCGGATGCGCCCGCCCGCGGCGTTTCCGTCGCTGCTGGGCCGGTGGCGGCCCAGCGTGGATGGTGTGGTGCCGGTCGCCGAGTGGCGCGCGCCGGGTGAGCCCGCCCCGGTGCCGGACGCCTTCTACGGCGTGGTGGCGACGAAGCCGGCCTGA
- a CDS encoding universal stress protein — MNSANGAAVVVGVDGSESALRAVRLAAAEAVRRQRPLRVVHGFIWPLLRVRGSAPVGAPPGAGLRHQAEELVAAAVAEAQDAAPGLRVSGEIIDGEAAAVLLGETPTATMIVLGDRGLGGFAALVVGSVAVQVAQHADCPVLVARGTQRTTGPVVVGVDGSVLSRAAVEFAAEEATVRGAPLHAVHAYTHPTSSGPGDMQPLVYEESRLRDEEDRILVESLAGLTDRYPRVPLTREVVHGRPVAVLSEAARTAQLVVVGGRGRGELSGLLLGSVSQGVLHHADCPVAVVRSPE; from the coding sequence ATGAACTCGGCGAACGGCGCGGCCGTGGTGGTCGGCGTGGACGGCTCGGAGTCGGCGCTGCGGGCCGTACGACTCGCGGCGGCCGAGGCCGTCCGACGCCAGCGACCGCTGCGGGTGGTGCACGGATTCATCTGGCCGCTGCTGCGCGTACGCGGTTCCGCGCCGGTCGGGGCGCCACCCGGCGCCGGCCTGCGGCACCAGGCCGAGGAACTGGTCGCCGCGGCGGTCGCCGAGGCCCAGGACGCCGCCCCCGGGCTGCGGGTCTCCGGCGAGATCATCGACGGGGAGGCGGCGGCGGTGCTGCTCGGCGAGACCCCCACCGCCACCATGATCGTGCTCGGCGACCGTGGCCTCGGCGGGTTCGCCGCCCTGGTGGTCGGCTCGGTGGCCGTCCAGGTCGCCCAGCACGCCGACTGCCCGGTGCTGGTGGCCCGCGGCACGCAGCGCACGACCGGCCCGGTGGTGGTCGGGGTGGACGGGTCCGTGCTGTCCCGGGCCGCGGTCGAGTTCGCCGCCGAGGAGGCGACGGTCCGCGGCGCCCCCCTACACGCCGTGCACGCCTACACCCATCCCACCTCCAGCGGGCCCGGCGACATGCAACCGCTGGTCTACGAGGAGAGCCGGCTGCGCGACGAGGAGGACCGCATCCTGGTCGAGTCGCTCGCCGGGCTGACCGACCGTTACCCGCGGGTGCCGCTGACCCGGGAGGTGGTACACGGCCGGCCGGTCGCCGTGCTGAGCGAGGCCGCCCGCACCGCCCAACTGGTGGTCGTGGGTGGGCGGGGCCGGGGCGAGCTGAGCGGGCTGTTGCTGGGGTCCGTGAGCCAGGGAGTGCTGCACCACGCCGACTGTCCGGTCGCCGTGGTGCGCTCCCCGGAGTGA
- a CDS encoding phosphatidylethanolamine-binding protein, with translation MPGPRPGSNAYDKERARLRDLIENSGRAADQEANQVANRILQDDRGQRGVVRGERTFGPKGEREPGDPK, from the coding sequence ATGCCAGGACCACGGCCGGGCAGCAACGCGTACGACAAGGAACGGGCACGGTTGCGCGATCTGATCGAGAACTCCGGGCGGGCCGCCGACCAGGAGGCGAACCAGGTCGCGAACCGGATCCTCCAGGACGACCGCGGCCAGCGGGGCGTCGTGCGGGGCGAACGGACGTTCGGCCCGAAGGGCGAACGCGAACCGGGCGACCCGAAGTGA
- a CDS encoding hemolysin family protein, with product MAGQLILVLVLVLVNAALAGSEMALVTLREGQLRRLGRSGRVGARLVRLTREPNRYLATAQLGITLAGFLASAAAAVSLAGPLVGLLGFLGRAAHPAAVLLVTIVLTFVTLVVGELAPKRLAMQAAERWALLAAAPLDLLAALSRPAVWLLSRTTDLLVRLAGGDPRASRPEVTEEELREMLASQRGLSAQQREILAGAFEIAGRNLREILVARRDVTVLPASLPAAEAMRRLAAAGRSRAPVTGPGGLDDVCGVVHIRDLVDGDGASTGERSRPPLLLPGTLPVADAIRQLRQCHEQLALVVDEYGGIDGLVTMEDLLEEVVGEVYDETDRYVRRVEREPDGALLLPGDFPLHDLPDAGVRLTFPLSREYATVAGLVLAGLGRLPSSPGERIRLPGLTIEVVEVADRAVRRVRLRGPAAGCPEQ from the coding sequence ATGGCGGGACAGCTCATCCTCGTACTGGTCCTGGTGCTGGTCAACGCGGCGCTCGCCGGCAGCGAGATGGCCCTGGTGACGCTTCGTGAGGGGCAGTTGCGGCGGCTGGGCCGGTCGGGGCGCGTCGGGGCGCGGCTGGTGCGGCTGACCCGGGAACCGAACCGCTATCTGGCCACGGCCCAGCTCGGCATCACCCTCGCCGGGTTCCTCGCCTCGGCGGCCGCCGCGGTGTCCCTGGCGGGGCCGCTGGTCGGCCTGCTGGGCTTCCTCGGCCGGGCGGCGCATCCGGCCGCGGTGCTGCTGGTGACCATCGTGCTGACCTTCGTCACGCTGGTCGTCGGCGAGTTGGCCCCGAAGCGGCTGGCGATGCAGGCGGCGGAACGCTGGGCGCTGCTCGCGGCCGCGCCGCTGGACCTGCTGGCCGCGCTGTCCCGCCCGGCGGTGTGGCTGCTCAGCCGCACCACCGACCTGCTGGTCCGGCTCGCCGGCGGGGATCCACGGGCGAGCCGGCCGGAGGTGACCGAGGAGGAGCTGCGGGAGATGCTGGCCAGCCAGCGGGGGCTGTCGGCACAGCAGCGGGAGATCCTGGCCGGGGCGTTCGAGATCGCCGGCCGTAACCTGCGGGAGATCCTCGTCGCGCGCCGCGACGTGACGGTCCTGCCGGCATCGCTGCCGGCCGCGGAGGCGATGCGCCGGCTCGCCGCCGCCGGGCGCTCCCGTGCGCCGGTCACCGGCCCGGGTGGTCTGGACGACGTGTGCGGGGTGGTGCACATCCGCGACCTGGTGGACGGCGACGGGGCCTCGACCGGCGAGCGGTCCCGGCCGCCGCTGCTGCTGCCCGGCACCCTGCCGGTCGCCGACGCGATCCGCCAGCTACGCCAATGCCACGAGCAGCTCGCCCTCGTCGTCGACGAGTACGGCGGCATCGACGGCCTGGTCACCATGGAGGACCTGCTGGAGGAGGTCGTCGGCGAGGTGTACGACGAGACCGACCGGTATGTGCGCCGGGTGGAACGGGAGCCGGACGGCGCGCTGCTGCTGCCCGGTGACTTCCCGCTGCACGACCTGCCCGACGCGGGCGTACGGCTGACCTTCCCGCTGTCCCGCGAGTACGCCACGGTCGCCGGTCTGGTCCTGGCCGGTCTGGGCCGGCTCCCGTCCAGCCCCGGCGAGCGGATACGGCTGCCCGGGCTCACCATCGAGGTGGTCGAGGTGGCCGACCGGGCGGTCCGCCGGGTGCGCCTGCGTGGCCCCGCCGCGGGCTGCCCGGAGCAGTGA
- the selB gene encoding selenocysteine-specific translation elongation factor, with translation MWVVATAGHVDHGKSTLVRALTGMEPDRWAEERRRGMTIDLGFAWTTLPSGGTVAFVDVPGHERFVPNMLAGVGPVPAALFVVGADEGWMPQSAEHLAALDALGVSYGLLAVTRADLADPGPALARARKEIAATAVGEVEAVAVSGTTGAGLPELRAALDRLVARLPAPALEAPVRLWVDRSFTIRGSGTVVTGTLGAGRLHVGDQLELAATGEPVRVRGLHSLNAAHDRVDAVARVAVNLRGVPRDRLTRGDALLSPGRFHRTDLLDVRLAGDPAADLPAALTLHVGSAAVPARVRPLGPDTARLRLARPLPLLIGDRALLRDPGRHHVAGGVTVLDVDPPPLGRRGAAVARAAVLAGLAGRPDLAGELRRRRLVRAGELTRMGVPVTIAPVAGDWLADPEHWRALGVRLGEEVARYGREHPLEPGVPVDVLRRRLDLPDRALVTALLRPPLRLHAGRVTAATADALPAPVARAVERVRAEYVERPFQAPEARRLADLGLGPREIGAAVRAGALLKLAENVVLLPGALDDALRVLARLPQPFTLSAARQALDTTRRVAVPLLELLDRRGATRRLPDDAREVVAPPGR, from the coding sequence GTGTGGGTCGTCGCCACCGCCGGACACGTCGACCACGGCAAGTCCACCCTGGTCCGGGCGCTGACCGGGATGGAGCCCGACCGGTGGGCGGAGGAACGCCGCCGGGGCATGACCATCGACCTCGGTTTCGCCTGGACCACCCTGCCCTCCGGTGGGACCGTCGCCTTCGTCGACGTGCCCGGGCACGAACGGTTCGTGCCGAACATGCTCGCCGGCGTCGGCCCGGTCCCCGCCGCGCTGTTCGTCGTCGGTGCCGACGAGGGCTGGATGCCGCAGTCCGCCGAGCATCTGGCCGCGCTGGACGCGCTGGGGGTGTCGTACGGGCTGCTGGCGGTGACCCGCGCGGACCTGGCCGATCCGGGGCCGGCCCTGGCCCGGGCCCGCAAGGAGATCGCCGCCACCGCCGTCGGCGAGGTGGAGGCGGTGGCGGTCAGCGGTACCACCGGCGCCGGGCTGCCCGAGCTGCGGGCCGCCCTGGACCGCCTGGTCGCCCGGCTGCCCGCCCCGGCACTGGAGGCCCCGGTCCGACTCTGGGTGGACCGCTCGTTCACCATCCGCGGCAGCGGCACGGTGGTCACCGGCACCCTTGGCGCCGGCCGGCTGCACGTCGGTGACCAGCTCGAGCTCGCCGCCACCGGTGAACCGGTCCGGGTTCGCGGCCTGCATTCGCTCAACGCCGCCCACGACCGGGTCGACGCGGTGGCCCGGGTCGCCGTGAACCTACGCGGGGTGCCGCGCGACCGGCTCACCCGCGGCGACGCGCTGCTCAGCCCCGGACGGTTCCACCGCACCGACCTGCTCGACGTGCGGCTCGCCGGCGACCCGGCCGCCGACCTGCCGGCCGCGCTCACCCTGCACGTCGGCTCCGCCGCCGTGCCCGCCCGGGTGCGCCCGCTCGGGCCGGACACCGCCCGGCTGCGCCTGGCCCGCCCGCTGCCGCTGCTGATCGGGGACCGGGCGTTGCTGCGTGACCCCGGCCGGCACCACGTCGCCGGCGGGGTGACCGTGCTGGACGTGGACCCGCCGCCGCTGGGCCGACGTGGGGCGGCCGTCGCCCGGGCCGCCGTGCTGGCCGGGCTGGCCGGCCGTCCCGACCTGGCCGGGGAACTGCGCCGCCGGCGCCTGGTCCGGGCCGGTGAGCTGACCCGGATGGGGGTGCCGGTGACCATCGCCCCGGTGGCCGGGGACTGGCTGGCCGATCCGGAGCACTGGCGGGCCCTGGGCGTACGCCTGGGCGAGGAGGTAGCCCGGTACGGCCGCGAGCACCCGCTGGAACCCGGCGTGCCGGTCGACGTGCTGCGCCGCCGCCTCGACCTGCCCGACCGTGCCCTGGTGACGGCGCTGCTGCGCCCGCCGCTGCGGCTGCACGCCGGCCGGGTCACCGCCGCCACGGCCGACGCGCTGCCCGCACCGGTGGCCCGCGCGGTCGAGCGGGTGCGCGCCGAGTACGTCGAACGCCCGTTCCAGGCGCCGGAGGCGCGCCGCCTCGCCGACCTCGGCCTCGGCCCGCGGGAGATCGGCGCGGCCGTGCGGGCGGGCGCCCTGCTGAAGCTGGCCGAGAATGTGGTGCTGCTGCCGGGCGCGCTCGACGACGCGCTCCGGGTGCTGGCCCGGTTGCCGCAGCCGTTCACGCTCAGCGCCGCCCGGCAGGCCCTGGACACCACCCGCCGGGTGGCGGTGCCGCTGCTGGAGCTGCTGGACCGGCGCGGCGCCACCCGCCGGCTGCCCGACGACGCCCGCGAGGTGGTCGCGCCACCCGGCCGGTGA